CACCGCGTCGAACACCGGCCCGACCGCCGCGCGCCCCTCCTCGGGCCCGGCGGCCAGCACGGTCAGCTTCCCGGCCTCGGCGGGCTCCTTGGTGCCGAGGACGGGGGCGTCGTAGAAGAGCAGCCCGTGCTCGCGGGCGAAGGCGGCCAGGTCGGCGATCAGTTCGGTACCGGCGGTGGTGGACTGCGCCCAGGCGGTGCCCTGCCGCAGCGCCGGGGCGGCCTCGCGCATCACGTCCAGCACGGTGTTGCCGTCGTACAGCATCGTCAGGACGACATCGGCGCCCTCGACGGCCTCGGCGGGGGTGTCCGTGACCCGGGCGCCGTCGGCGGCGAGGGGTTCGGCCTTCTCCCGGGTGCGGTTCCAGGCCCGCACCTCCAGCCCGGCGCGGCACAGATTGCGGGCCATCGCCGCTCCCATGATGCCGGTGCCCAGGACGCCGACGGTCGGCTTGTCGCTCATTGACGCTCCCTGAAGTCGCTGTGTGTCTCCAGCCTGTCCCACCGCGGCGGCCGGCGCGGCGACGGGCTCTCACCCGGCGCGTACGACGGCGGCGAACGGGACGGCCGCCGTCGTACGCGGCGTCACGCCTGCTGCTCGCGCACGTCCACCAGTGTGGCCCCGGCGTGGGCGACGAGCTCCTCCGGCTCGATGGGGAAGACGGCGTACGGCGTCCCGGCGGCGGCCCACACCACGTCGTGGGCGAGCAGCGAACGGTCGGCGAGCACCCGGGTGCGGGTGCGGTGCCCGAAGGGCGGCACGCCGCCGATGGCGTACCCGGTGACCTCCCGCACCGCCTGCGCGTCGGCCCGGCCGACCTTGCGCACGCCCAGCTCCGCGCGCACCCGCTCGACGTCGACGCGGGAGGCCCCGTCCATCAGCACCAGGACCGGCACACCGTCGGCCGCGAACACCAGCGACTTGCAGATCTGGCTCAGCTCGCAGCCGACCGCCGCGGCGGCCTCCACGGCGGTCCGGGTCCCCTCCGGGAATCTCCGGGCCCGCCCGAGCACCTCGTCGAGGCCCAGTTCCCTCAGCGCCTGCGCGAAACGCGGGTGCGCTCCCGATCCGTCGGTGCCGGTGGCGGCTGTCGTCATGGGGGAACGGTAGCGAGGACGGCCGGCCGGTGCGAGGACGTCCGGACGGCGAAAAGCCGGTGAGGGTGCAGACCCCGTCCCCACGGGCACCCTCACCGGCCGCTTCGCTCAGAAGCGGTACGTCACGCGCGTACCAGCTCCCGCTCGTCCTCCGTGCCGTTGGCGGCGGCCTGCGTGCGCAGGCCCTCGCCCTCCACGTCCACGTTGGGCAGCATCCGGTCGAGCCACTTCGGCAGCCACCAGGCGTGCCTGCCGAGCAGGGCGAGCACCGCCGGAACGATCGCCATGCGGACGACGAAGGCGTCGAAGAAGACGGCGATGGCGAGGCCGAAGCCGATCATCTTGATCATGGACTCGCTGGCGCCGATGAAGCCGGAGAAGACGGCGATCATGATGACGGCCGCGGCCGTGACCACGCGGGCGCCGTGCCGGAAGCCGGTCACCACCGCCTGGCCGGGCTTCTCGCCGTGGACGTACGCCTCCCGCATCCGGGTCACGAGGAAGACCTCGTAGTCCATCGCGAGGCCGAAGACCACGCCCACCATGAAGATCGGCATCATCGACATGACCGGGCCGGTCTGCTGGACGTTCAGCAGGCCGGACAGCCAGCCCCACTGGAAGACCGCGACGACCGCGCCGAGCGCCGCGAGCACGCTGAGCAGGAAGCCGAGGGCCGCCTTCAGCGGGACGAGGACCGAGCGGAAGACCACGATCAGCAGGAGGAAGGCGAGGCCGACCACCAGGGCGAGGTACGGCAGCAGCGCGTCGTTCAGGCGCTGGGAGACGTCGATGTTCATCGCCGTCGAGCCGGTGACCAGGACCTCGGCGTCCGCCTTCGCCGCCGTGTCCGCGCCCTTGTCGCGGATCGCGTGCACCAGGTCCTCGGTGGACTTCGAGGACGGCTTGGACTTGGGGACCACGGTGATGATCGCGGTGTCGCCGGCCTTGTTGGGCGTGGCCGGGGTGACCGCGACGACGTCCTTGATGCCCTTGATCTCCTTGGCGACCTCGGTGAAGGCCGTCTGCGGGTGCGCGCTGTGCTTGGCGTCGACCACGACCATCAGGGGGCCGTTGAAGCCGGCGCCGAAGCCCTCGGACAGCAGGTCGTAGGCGCGGCGCTGGGTGGTGGAGGTGGGCTGGGAGCCGTCGTCGGGCAGGCCCAGTTCCAGGGAGGCGGCCGGGACCGCCGCCGCGCCGAGGCCGATCACACCGAGCAGGAGGACCGCGACCGGGCGGCGGACCACGAAGCGGGCCCAGCGGGTGCCCATGTTGGGGCGGTCCGGGTTCTTCGGCTTCCGGCCGCCGCCGAGCAGCCTGCTCTTCTCGCCGGCCGGCTTGACCTTGCGGCCCGCGTAGCCGAGCAGCGCCGGGATCATGGTGAGGGCGATCAGTACGGCGATGGCGACCGTGCCCGCCGCCGCGATGCCCATCTTCGTCAGCATCGGGATGTTGACGACGGACAGTCCGACCAGGGCGATGACGACGGTCAGGCCCGCGAAGACCACCGCGGAGCCGGCGGTGCCGACGGCGCGGCCCGCCGCCTCCTCGCGCTCGCGGCCCTCGGCGAGTTCCGCGCGGTAGCGGGAGACGATGAACAGGGCGTAGTCGATGCCGACGGCGAGGCCGATCATCGTCGCCAGGGTGGAGGTGGTGCTGCCCAGGTCGAGGACGTTGGCGAGCGCGGTGATCGCGGAGACGCCGATGCCGACGCCGATGATCGCGGTCAGCAGCGGCAGCCCGGCGGCGAGCAGGGAGCCGAAGGTGATGACGAGGACGACGGCGGCGATGGCGATGCCGATCACCTCGCCGGAGCCGGTCTCGGGCATGGAGTTGAGCGCGTCACCGCCGATCTCGACGGTCAGCCCCGCGTCCCGCGCGTCCTGCGCGGCCTTCGTCAGGGCGTCCCGGGAGGAGTCCTTCAGCTCCATGCCGGAGACCTTGTACTTCACCGAGGTGTAGGCGATGGAGCCGTCCCGGCTGATGGTGTGCCCGGTGTACGGGTCGGCGACGGAGGCGACCTCCGAGCCGTGTCCCAGCTCGCGCACCGTCTGCTCGACGGCGGCCTTGTTGGGCTTGTCGGTCATCTTCTCGCCGGCCGGCGCCTTGAAGACGACCCGTGCGGTGGCGCCGTCGGCGCTCATCCCGGGGAAGCGCTGTTCCAGCAGGTCGAAGGCCTTCTGGGCCTCGGTGCCGGGGATGGAGAAGGAACTGTTGCCGGCGGCCGGCGCGGAGGCGGCGCCCACCCCGGCGAGGGTGAGCAGCGCCACCCAGATCAGGGCGACGAAGTGCCGTCGCCTGAAGGCGAGTCGGCCGAGTCGGTACAGGAATGTGGCCACGGGGGCGTACTCCCGGTCAGGTCGTGGGGTTCATCAGGGCAGGGGCGATCAGCCCGACGACGTGAGCGGTGACGTCAGGTGGTGGGCTTGCCGGGGAAGGAG
This Streptomyces misionensis DNA region includes the following protein-coding sequences:
- a CDS encoding NAD(P)-dependent oxidoreductase, which translates into the protein MGQAGDTQRLQGASMSDKPTVGVLGTGIMGAAMARNLCRAGLEVRAWNRTREKAEPLAADGARVTDTPAEAVEGADVVLTMLYDGNTVLDVMREAAPALRQGTAWAQSTTAGTELIADLAAFAREHGLLFYDAPVLGTKEPAEAGKLTVLAAGPEEGRAAVGPVFDAVGAKTLWTGEDGGAGSASRLKLVANSWVLAVTAATGETLALAKGLGVDPAHFFELIDGGPLDMGYLRAKSRVLLDGELTPPSFAVTTAEKDARLIVAAGRGSGVRLDVAEATAERLARAAAQGHADEDMAAAYFASFDGED
- a CDS encoding YbaK/EbsC family protein produces the protein MTTAATGTDGSGAHPRFAQALRELGLDEVLGRARRFPEGTRTAVEAAAAVGCELSQICKSLVFAADGVPVLVLMDGASRVDVERVRAELGVRKVGRADAQAVREVTGYAIGGVPPFGHRTRTRVLADRSLLAHDVVWAAAGTPYAVFPIEPEELVAHAGATLVDVREQQA
- a CDS encoding MMPL family transporter; its protein translation is MATFLYRLGRLAFRRRHFVALIWVALLTLAGVGAASAPAAGNSSFSIPGTEAQKAFDLLEQRFPGMSADGATARVVFKAPAGEKMTDKPNKAAVEQTVRELGHGSEVASVADPYTGHTISRDGSIAYTSVKYKVSGMELKDSSRDALTKAAQDARDAGLTVEIGGDALNSMPETGSGEVIGIAIAAVVLVITFGSLLAAGLPLLTAIIGVGIGVSAITALANVLDLGSTTSTLATMIGLAVGIDYALFIVSRYRAELAEGREREEAAGRAVGTAGSAVVFAGLTVVIALVGLSVVNIPMLTKMGIAAAGTVAIAVLIALTMIPALLGYAGRKVKPAGEKSRLLGGGRKPKNPDRPNMGTRWARFVVRRPVAVLLLGVIGLGAAAVPAASLELGLPDDGSQPTSTTQRRAYDLLSEGFGAGFNGPLMVVVDAKHSAHPQTAFTEVAKEIKGIKDVVAVTPATPNKAGDTAIITVVPKSKPSSKSTEDLVHAIRDKGADTAAKADAEVLVTGSTAMNIDVSQRLNDALLPYLALVVGLAFLLLIVVFRSVLVPLKAALGFLLSVLAALGAVVAVFQWGWLSGLLNVQQTGPVMSMMPIFMVGVVFGLAMDYEVFLVTRMREAYVHGEKPGQAVVTGFRHGARVVTAAAVIMIAVFSGFIGASESMIKMIGFGLAIAVFFDAFVVRMAIVPAVLALLGRHAWWLPKWLDRMLPNVDVEGEGLRTQAAANGTEDERELVRA